From the genome of Planctomycetia bacterium:
GCATGCTGCGGCTCGGCGTCCACGATTCGCGCGCGTTTTCCGACTGCGGCGGATAGCAGCAATGCATCACCCATTGGTCGTCGACCTTCATCAGCACGGCCCCGTGATCGAGACCCGCCAGCTCGACGAGCGCGCGGGCCGCTTGCTCGTAGAACTGTGTTTTGCCCGTCGCGCTTTGCAGCACTTCGAGCACCGCTTCCAACCAGCGGCCGAGATTTTCCAACTCGCCGGTCGGGAGCGGAGCGATCGCCGGAATGGTCGTGATGCGCGTGCCGGAAAGCTTCGAGCGAGGCGCGAAGCTGCGATAGGTCAGGCTCTCGAAAATCTCCTTGGCTTCGCCCGAGACTTGGATCGAGATGTCGCACAGTTGCAACGTGATGGGAAGTCGATATTCCCCGGTCTGCTGCGTCGCGAGCGACTCATGTCCTTGAATACCGATCGGGTTCTGCGGGCCGATGTTCGTCACGCGGATCATCGACGGCCCGGTGCATTCGAGGCGCAGGTGCCGGCGATGGATGTGGGTCTCTTCGTTGCCTCGGCAGAGGACGAATCGCAGCCGGCCTTCGGCCCTGATCTTCGCGAAGATCGGTTCGACTTCACCGGCGCGCGGCTGGTTCTGCCGGCCGAGCTCGACCGGCTCGTCGAAAACTTCGCGAGGATGAAGCGGTACGTCGAGCCGTGAGACTACGACATAGAACTTGTCGGCGATGCTGCACCTCGGAAAGTCTCGTTCGACGGATCGAACCGGATCGGGTAAGCGCTCGATTCTATTCATGTCGGCGCAGAAAACGAGCCCGACGATGGTCCTCGGAGCCGATGGGGTTGTCGCTCGGGAACAAACTTAAATGTAAATTTCCCGAATTTTATCCGTTCGGCGGCAAATTCAATCAGCTAGCGGTGATGGTTTTAGCCGATTAAGATGACGCGCTGCATCGTCGGAACAGACTTGGAACGAACCGGTTCCGGCCTCGAATGGAGCGTTCGGCGTCCAGCGAGGCCGCGAGTTTTCGCACGTCCTTATCCCGGAGCAAAACATGGCGCGGTCGTCGTACCTGCCGTTGATTGTTGCTTCGGCGGCCGGCGCGGCGTTCGTCATGGCCGTGGGAGCCATCTGGGCGCAAACTCCGGCCGGCGATGCGACTTCGCAGAAGACCGCTCCCGAAACTCTGCCGATCATTCAACTGGAGCCGAACAAGTCGGCCGGCGAAGACCGCTCCGACGGGCCGCGCACTCCCGACGATCTCCGCTTCATCGGCGTCAGCTCCTGCGCGGCGAGCGGGTGCCACGGCGGCACGAAGGTCGATCTCAGCTACGCGCAGACCGACTCGCTCTGGTGGCGCAGCGCGTATGTCGTCTGGGCGACGGCCGATCCGCATGCCCGCGCGTATCAGACGTTGCGCGGCAGCGCGGCGGCGTCGATCGTGAGAAAGTTAGATCGTCTTCCCGCCGATCGACCGGTCGCCCCTTACCACGACCGGCGCTGCGTCAGTTGCCACGCGACGACGTATCCTCAAGAAGATCACGACGCGACCGTCGCGGCGAACGCGCAGGCCGATCCTCGCGCAGCGGCGCGAGAGTCGGCGCGCTGGTCGCAAGCGACCGACGGCGTGAGTTGCGAGTCGTGCCACGGCGGCGCGCGTAAATGGCTCGGCGAACATTTCTTACTGCGCACGAACCCCGCCTCGCCGACATCCGCCGACGACGCCCAGCAAGAAAAACACCGCCTCGCCGAGCTCGGCATGCTCGACACCGACAACCTCGCCGTGCAGGCGCAAACGTGCGTCCGCTGCCATGTCGGCGAGCGGAGCGGCTCCGACGTTCGGGACATGAACCACGACATGATCGCCGCCGGACACCCGGCGTTGAATTTCGAGTTCGCGGCCTATAAGGCCCGCATGCCGCGTCACTGGTCGCTGCCGCAAGAGCCGGTCGCGCGAGCCGACCGCGAGCGGCGCAGCTGGGCCGTCGGCCAACTCGTTTCCGCAGCGGCTGCTTTGCGCTTGTCGGCCGAGCGGGCTGCGGCGAATCTCGATTTGCAGCCGGGTGCGGCGCATGCCCCTTGGCCGGAGTTCTCGGAGTTCGCCTGCTTCCGTTGTCATCATGCGCTGCGCAGCGGCGCGAACGCAGAGCCGACCGCGCAACAAAACTCGGCCCTTGCTCGAGCGAAAGGGTCCGACGCACCGCTCGGCCGGCAGCTATGGGGGACCTGGAACTCTTGGCACACGACGCAATCGCTCGGCTTGAAAGAGAATCCCGAGACGGCGGAACTGCGCGCCTTGCTCCGGCAAGCGTCGAACCCTTTCGTTGCGGAAACGGAACTGCGCGAGCTGAGCCGAACGATGCGCACCTGCGCGACGAAAATCGAAGCCGCCGCCGAAGCGCTCGGCAATGCGCCGGCAGATGTCTCGCGAGAGCAACTCGCGCAAACACTCGCCGACGTCGCGCAAGCAGCCGCAACGGGCACGCTCTCCTGGGACGAAGCGACGCAAGCCTATTTGGGGGCCGTCGCGCTGTATCGGGCGCAGCGCGCCGTCGCCGGGCTTCCGCTCGATAAGGCCGACGACGAAGCAGGCCGAATTCTCAAGCAACTCTTCAACGCGCTCCGCTTCGATCAGCCGGGCGAGCGGCGCTTCAACAGCCCGACGACTTACGATCGAGAGCTCGTGCAA
Proteins encoded in this window:
- a CDS encoding cytochrome c family protein, with the translated sequence MARSSYLPLIVASAAGAAFVMAVGAIWAQTPAGDATSQKTAPETLPIIQLEPNKSAGEDRSDGPRTPDDLRFIGVSSCAASGCHGGTKVDLSYAQTDSLWWRSAYVVWATADPHARAYQTLRGSAAASIVRKLDRLPADRPVAPYHDRRCVSCHATTYPQEDHDATVAANAQADPRAAARESARWSQATDGVSCESCHGGARKWLGEHFLLRTNPASPTSADDAQQEKHRLAELGMLDTDNLAVQAQTCVRCHVGERSGSDVRDMNHDMIAAGHPALNFEFAAYKARMPRHWSLPQEPVARADRERRSWAVGQLVSAAAALRLSAERAAANLDLQPGAAHAPWPEFSEFACFRCHHALRSGANAEPTAQQNSALARAKGSDAPLGRQLWGTWNSWHTTQSLGLKENPETAELRALLRQASNPFVAETELRELSRTMRTCATKIEAAAEALGNAPADVSREQLAQTLADVAQAAATGTLSWDEATQAYLGAVALYRAQRAVAGLPLDKADDEAGRILKQLFNALRFDQPGERRFNSPTTYDRELVQGLFEKLSASARKGA